A stretch of the Bradyrhizobium sp. CCBAU 53351 genome encodes the following:
- a CDS encoding AMP-binding protein encodes MSDPLHASSPTCAQTLRALSRYPGRIAFAWPGGSLSYQGTIDLIGRVQNVFTRLGLQPGARAAFLTANRADTWCAGVAAQLSRLCITWLHPLGSLEDQLLQLDDSEAEMLVVDAAAFRDRGGELAARAGRLKAVFTMGPAGYGVDLLAAIESAGHASAQNLASLDDLSTLNYTGGTTGKSKGALRYHRENAGAAAAILADFEIPDAARYLTVAPISHVAGTKVLPTLMRGGTVHMLKGFDPEAVLTTIARERINFTLFVPTMIYVLLDHSALDRTDLSSLELVLYGASAMSPSRLIEGIERIGPVFSQLYGQTECYPVSVLRKADHDPKTPELFLSCGFPIAACEVRILDDNDEEVKTGEAGEICVRAPHVMAEYWKRPDITAETLKNGWVHTGDIARKDERGYMFILDRKKDMIVSGGFNIFPREVEDVLSQHADVAMVAVVGIPDEKWGEAVTAIVVPREGARPDPDELINLVKTRKGSAHAPKQIQFVKQLPMTGVGKVDKKVLRAGFWSGRDRMVG; translated from the coding sequence ATGTCCGATCCGCTCCATGCATCGTCCCCGACTTGTGCGCAGACGCTACGGGCGCTGTCGCGCTATCCCGGCCGCATTGCCTTCGCCTGGCCCGGCGGATCGCTGAGTTACCAAGGCACCATCGACCTGATCGGACGCGTCCAGAATGTATTCACGCGGCTCGGCTTGCAGCCGGGCGCGCGCGCCGCCTTCCTCACCGCGAACCGTGCCGACACCTGGTGCGCCGGCGTCGCCGCACAATTGTCGCGGCTCTGCATCACCTGGCTGCATCCGCTGGGATCGCTCGAGGACCAGCTGCTCCAGCTCGACGATTCCGAAGCCGAGATGCTGGTGGTCGATGCGGCTGCCTTCCGCGATCGCGGCGGCGAGCTTGCGGCGAGAGCGGGCCGGCTGAAGGCGGTCTTCACCATGGGGCCGGCCGGCTACGGTGTCGATCTGCTGGCCGCCATCGAGAGCGCGGGACATGCGAGCGCGCAAAACCTCGCCAGCCTCGATGATCTCTCGACGCTCAACTACACCGGCGGCACCACCGGCAAATCCAAGGGCGCGCTGCGCTATCACCGCGAGAATGCAGGAGCAGCCGCCGCGATCCTCGCCGATTTCGAAATCCCCGACGCAGCGCGCTACCTCACGGTCGCCCCGATCAGTCACGTCGCCGGCACGAAAGTGCTGCCGACCCTGATGCGCGGCGGCACCGTACACATGCTCAAGGGATTTGATCCCGAGGCGGTGCTGACGACGATCGCGCGCGAGCGCATCAATTTCACGCTGTTCGTGCCGACCATGATCTACGTGCTGCTCGACCATTCCGCGCTTGACAGGACCGATCTCTCCTCGCTCGAGCTGGTGCTCTACGGGGCGTCGGCGATGTCGCCGAGCCGGCTGATCGAAGGCATCGAGCGGATCGGCCCTGTGTTCTCGCAGCTCTACGGCCAGACCGAATGCTATCCGGTCTCGGTGCTGCGCAAGGCGGATCACGATCCCAAGACGCCGGAGCTGTTCCTGTCCTGCGGCTTCCCGATCGCAGCCTGCGAGGTCAGGATCCTCGACGACAACGACGAGGAGGTGAAGACGGGCGAGGCCGGCGAGATTTGCGTGCGGGCCCCGCACGTCATGGCGGAATACTGGAAGCGGCCGGACATCACCGCCGAGACGCTGAAGAACGGCTGGGTTCACACCGGCGACATCGCGCGGAAGGACGAGCGCGGCTACATGTTCATCCTCGACCGCAAGAAGGACATGATCGTATCAGGCGGCTTCAACATCTTCCCGCGCGAGGTCGAGGACGTGCTGTCGCAGCATGCCGATGTCGCCATGGTCGCGGTCGTCGGCATTCCCGACGAGAAATGGGGCGAAGCCGTCACCGCCATTGTCGTGCCGCGCGAGGGCGCAAGGCCGGATCCGGACGAGCTGATCAATTTGGTCAAGACCCGCAAAGGCTCGGCGCATGCGCCCAAGCAGATCCAGTTCGTCAAGCAATTGCCGATGACCGGCGTCGGCAAGGTCGACAAGAAAGTGCTGCGCGCGGGCTTCTGGAGCGGCCGGGATCGGATGGTGGGGTAA